In Terriglobia bacterium, a single window of DNA contains:
- a CDS encoding DUF2950 domain-containing protein, whose translation MNSIKVMKSLCAITFVLSCVVLLGICLQITAAPVNAPRTFPTPQAAADALISAADNFDVPALEQIFGPDGEAIIHSGEPAHDREIAKQFADKAHEKMDVSVDPKTKRRAFISVGDDEWPFPVPIVKAASGWSFDSKAGLNEILLRRVGRDELDAIQICHGFVEAQDDYATSKHGGSHVNQYAQRIISTPGTHDGLAWQKPDGTWDGPVGEKIALAIERGYTSGGTEPYHGYYFKVLKGQGPDAPLGQMDYVVNGAMIGGFALIAFPSQYKVTGVMTFIVSNDGVVYQKDLGPNTPEIAGRIDRFNPDKTWSPVAE comes from the coding sequence ATGAATTCCATAAAAGTTATGAAATCATTGTGCGCAATCACTTTTGTGCTTTCCTGTGTCGTGTTGCTGGGAATTTGCCTGCAGATTACGGCTGCGCCCGTCAATGCTCCTCGAACGTTTCCTACACCTCAAGCCGCAGCGGATGCGCTCATCAGCGCGGCGGATAACTTTGACGTGCCGGCGCTGGAACAGATCTTTGGCCCCGATGGTGAGGCCATCATCCATTCCGGCGAACCTGCGCACGACAGGGAAATCGCCAAACAGTTTGCAGACAAAGCTCACGAAAAGATGGATGTTTCCGTCGATCCGAAGACGAAGCGCCGGGCATTCATTTCCGTCGGAGATGATGAGTGGCCGTTCCCGGTACCGATCGTAAAAGCGGCCAGCGGCTGGTCGTTTGATTCGAAAGCGGGGTTGAATGAAATCCTCCTCCGGCGAGTCGGCCGGGATGAACTGGACGCCATTCAGATCTGTCATGGATTTGTCGAGGCCCAGGATGATTATGCAACCTCGAAGCATGGCGGATCGCACGTCAATCAATATGCCCAAAGGATCATCAGCACCCCTGGCACGCACGATGGTCTGGCATGGCAAAAACCGGACGGAACATGGGACGGCCCGGTTGGTGAAAAGATAGCGCTCGCCATTGAGCGGGGGTACACGTCCGGCGGAACCGAGCCGTACCACGGTTACTACTTCAAAGTGTTGAAAGGCCAGGGCCCGGATGCGCCGCTCGGACAAATGGACTATGTCGTGAATGGCGCGATGATCGGTGGTTTTGCGTTGATTGCCTTTCCCTCACAGTACAAAGTCACCGGAGTCATGACCTTTATCGTAAGCAACGATGGCGTGGTCTATCAAAAGGATCTCGGTCCGAATACTCCCGAAATCGCGGGCAGGATTGATAGGTTCAATCCTGATAAGACCTGGAGTCCGGTTGCGGAGTAA
- a CDS encoding isoprenylcysteine carboxylmethyltransferase family protein, whose protein sequence is MTARVCGGSGRRFADFLLFGVTSAELAILCAYTPDFTITDWIYLLQHLWVLAIALMRRPARAMDVSPGACASVLMAYAYPYAQIIWLDRAPGLALWPAAGVIVVTVAAVLSLASLFSLGRLFGVRPALRGVASSGPYRIIRHPMYFSYITADIGYNLQEWNLGTVLLTTCGWLSLLYRIHAEERVLAQDARWTSYTAAVRYRLVPGIW, encoded by the coding sequence ATGACCGCACGCGTCTGTGGCGGCTCCGGCCGACGGTTCGCCGACTTCCTGTTGTTCGGCGTGACGTCGGCGGAGCTGGCCATTCTGTGTGCTTATACACCAGACTTCACGATCACAGATTGGATCTATCTTTTGCAGCACCTGTGGGTTCTGGCAATCGCTCTGATGCGGCGACCAGCCAGGGCGATGGATGTTTCACCGGGAGCCTGCGCATCGGTTCTTATGGCATATGCATATCCTTATGCTCAGATCATCTGGCTTGACCGGGCGCCGGGCCTTGCTTTGTGGCCGGCGGCGGGTGTCATCGTCGTAACTGTGGCCGCAGTTTTGAGTCTGGCGAGCCTTTTCAGTCTGGGGAGGTTATTCGGAGTACGGCCTGCCTTGCGGGGCGTGGCTTCGAGCGGCCCGTACCGCATCATTCGTCATCCCATGTATTTTTCTTATATCACTGCCGACATCGGATACAACCTGCAGGAATGGAATCTGGGAACCGTTCTGTTGACCACCTGCGGGTGGTTATCTCTCCTTTACCGTATCCACGCCGAAGAACGTGTTCTCGCGCAGGATGCAAGATGGACGAGCTACACCGCCGCGGTACGTTACCGTCTCGTTCCCGGCATCTGGTAG